The proteins below come from a single Pandoraea apista genomic window:
- the ampD gene encoding 1,6-anhydro-N-acetylmuramyl-L-alanine amidase AmpD produces MNAPDQRLPLTLDADGWVREAERLPSPNFDMRPDGMPTDLLVVHNISLPPGQFGGDEIAAFFQNRLDHDAHPFFDEIRGVHVSSHFLVRRDGALQQFVSCDARAWHAGASSFEGRTRCNDFSIGVELEGTDDVPFTAAQYATLAALTRALLERYPIQAVAGHADIAPGRKTDPGPHFEWQRLRRMAGLSPEALPFQRTA; encoded by the coding sequence ATGAACGCACCGGACCAACGCCTGCCGCTTACGCTCGACGCCGACGGATGGGTGCGCGAAGCCGAGCGTCTGCCATCGCCCAATTTCGACATGCGGCCCGATGGCATGCCGACGGACCTGCTCGTGGTGCACAACATCTCGTTGCCGCCCGGGCAGTTCGGCGGCGACGAGATCGCGGCGTTCTTTCAGAATCGACTCGACCACGACGCGCATCCGTTCTTCGATGAGATTCGCGGCGTGCACGTCTCGTCGCACTTTCTGGTGCGGCGCGATGGTGCATTGCAGCAGTTCGTGTCGTGCGATGCGCGGGCGTGGCATGCGGGCGCGTCGTCGTTCGAGGGTCGTACACGCTGCAATGATTTTTCCATCGGCGTTGAGCTTGAAGGGACCGACGACGTGCCGTTCACGGCCGCGCAGTACGCAACGTTGGCGGCGCTTACGCGCGCGTTGCTTGAGCGTTATCCGATTCAAGCCGTGGCCGGACATGCCGATATAGCACCGGGCCGGAAGACGGATCCGGGCCCGCATTTCGAGTGGCAGCGATTGCGCCGGATGGCGGGTCTGAGCCCCGAGGCGCTGCCGTTTCAGCGAACCGCTTAA
- the proB gene encoding glutamate 5-kinase, whose protein sequence is MRSVIADAKRLVVKVGSSLVTNDGRGLDDVAIARWAQQIAALRHGGDGRSPKQVVLVSSGAIAEGMQRLGWARRPKAIDELQAAAAVGQMGLAQVYETRFAEHGVRTAQILLTHADLADRERYLNARTTLLTLLRLGVVPIINENDTVVTDEIKFGDNDTLGALVTNLIDGDALVILTDQSGLYTADPRKNPDAEFVHEAEAGDERLEAMAGGAGTNIGRGGMLTKILAAKRAATSGAHTVIASGREADVLVRLAGGEAIGTQLVARTAVLTARKQWMADHLQVRGRVVIDAGACKKLVEEGKSLLPIGVIDVEGTFARGEVIACVDEAGHEVARGLSNYSASEARLIRRHPSSDIEQVLGFANEPELIHRDNLILR, encoded by the coding sequence ATGCGTTCGGTCATTGCCGATGCCAAGCGGCTTGTGGTGAAAGTGGGCTCCAGCCTTGTGACCAACGACGGTCGCGGTCTGGACGATGTCGCGATTGCGCGATGGGCGCAGCAAATCGCCGCATTGCGGCACGGTGGCGACGGGCGTTCGCCAAAGCAGGTAGTGCTCGTCAGCTCGGGGGCCATTGCCGAAGGGATGCAGCGCCTGGGTTGGGCGCGCCGTCCGAAGGCCATCGACGAATTACAGGCTGCCGCCGCTGTCGGCCAGATGGGCCTCGCGCAGGTCTACGAGACCCGTTTCGCCGAACATGGCGTGCGAACCGCGCAGATTCTCCTCACGCATGCCGATCTGGCCGATCGCGAGCGCTATCTGAACGCGCGCACCACCTTGCTGACGTTGTTGCGACTCGGCGTGGTACCGATCATCAACGAGAACGACACGGTCGTGACCGATGAAATCAAGTTCGGCGACAACGACACACTGGGCGCGCTCGTGACCAATCTGATCGATGGCGACGCGCTGGTCATCCTGACCGATCAATCGGGTCTGTACACGGCCGATCCCCGCAAGAACCCTGACGCCGAGTTCGTGCATGAAGCCGAGGCGGGCGACGAGCGTCTGGAGGCGATGGCCGGGGGCGCCGGAACGAACATCGGGCGTGGCGGCATGCTGACCAAGATTCTGGCGGCCAAGCGCGCGGCCACGAGCGGTGCGCACACCGTGATTGCGTCGGGACGCGAGGCGGACGTGCTCGTGCGTCTGGCCGGCGGCGAGGCCATTGGCACGCAACTGGTTGCACGTACGGCGGTGCTCACTGCGCGCAAGCAGTGGATGGCCGATCATTTGCAGGTTCGCGGCCGTGTCGTGATCGATGCGGGCGCATGCAAGAAGCTGGTGGAAGAGGGCAAGAGCCTGTTGCCGATCGGCGTGATCGATGTCGAGGGCACGTTTGCGCGTGGAGAGGTGATCGCCTGCGTGGATGAGGCCGGCCACGAAGTCGCGCGCGGCTTGTCGAACTACAGCGCTTCGGAGGCGCGTCTGATTCGCCGTCACCCGAGCAGCGACATCGAGCAAGTGCTGGGTTTCGCGAACGAGCCCGAACTGATTCATCGCGACAATCTGATTCTGCGATGA
- a CDS encoding MarC family protein, whose protein sequence is MEYTFASATILLLLITDPFGNIPIFVNALKNVPAYRRPRVILREVLIAFVILLIFMLAGDRFLRMMSLTDLSLQLAGGIVLFLIALRMIFPRPDQGTLPDAGEPLIVPLAIPALAGPSALATVMLLVSQQPGRMLEWITALCVTMAVCAVVLLLADRIERWVGSRVVAAFERLMGLILVAISVEMILKGVRVFVHQF, encoded by the coding sequence ATGGAATATACGTTCGCCTCAGCAACGATACTGTTGCTGCTCATCACCGACCCCTTCGGCAATATCCCAATCTTCGTGAATGCCCTGAAGAACGTGCCGGCCTATCGACGCCCACGGGTCATCTTGCGCGAAGTGTTGATCGCGTTCGTCATCCTGTTGATCTTCATGCTCGCGGGCGATCGCTTCCTGCGCATGATGAGCCTCACCGATCTGTCGTTGCAGTTGGCGGGCGGCATTGTGCTGTTTCTGATCGCGCTGCGTATGATCTTTCCGCGCCCCGATCAGGGGACGTTGCCCGATGCCGGCGAGCCGCTCATCGTACCCTTGGCGATTCCGGCACTCGCCGGGCCGTCGGCGCTCGCGACCGTCATGCTGCTGGTGTCGCAGCAGCCGGGGCGCATGCTTGAGTGGATCACGGCGCTGTGCGTCACCATGGCCGTCTGCGCGGTAGTGCTGCTGCTTGCCGATCGCATCGAGCGATGGGTGGGCTCGCGCGTAGTCGCTGCGTTCGAGCGGCTGATGGGATTGATTCTGGTGGCGATTTCGGTAGAGATGATCCTCAAGGGCGTGAGAGTCTTCGTTCACCAGTTCTGA
- a CDS encoding cytochrome C assembly family protein, whose product MTILLYALTAILYAGLAVCSWQGYRRDAALAMAGGQVAPAPVAGTPSRWPMQLSLFAVLLLHGVLLHQTIFRADSMHFGFAYMLSAMLWLSVGIYWIESFFFPLDSLRLMVTPVAAVACLLPMIFPDVRILGFAADPIFKAHFIIANMAYGLFALAALHALLMIYAERQLHPSRSTEATGWLSRWLETLPPLLTMEKLLFRLIGAGFVLLTLTLISGVMFSEALFGRAVRIDHKTVFAVVSWLMFGAVLLGRHFYGWRGKVALRWVLASFVALLLAYVGSRFVLEVVLHRMTET is encoded by the coding sequence ATGACTATTTTACTGTATGCGCTGACCGCCATCCTTTACGCCGGGTTGGCGGTTTGTTCGTGGCAAGGTTATCGGCGCGATGCCGCGCTCGCTATGGCGGGCGGGCAAGTCGCGCCTGCGCCGGTCGCGGGCACGCCCTCGCGCTGGCCGATGCAGCTCTCGCTGTTCGCCGTGCTGCTGCTGCATGGGGTGTTGCTGCATCAGACAATCTTCCGCGCAGACAGCATGCACTTCGGTTTTGCGTACATGCTCTCGGCCATGCTGTGGCTCTCGGTCGGCATTTACTGGATCGAGAGTTTCTTCTTTCCGCTCGACAGCCTGCGACTAATGGTCACCCCCGTGGCTGCCGTCGCCTGTTTGTTGCCGATGATTTTTCCGGATGTGCGCATTCTCGGTTTTGCCGCAGATCCGATTTTCAAGGCGCACTTCATCATTGCCAACATGGCCTACGGTCTGTTCGCACTGGCGGCGTTGCACGCGCTGCTGATGATTTACGCCGAGCGGCAACTGCACCCGTCGCGCAGCACCGAGGCGACCGGCTGGCTCTCGCGCTGGCTTGAGACGCTGCCGCCGCTGCTGACGATGGAAAAATTGCTGTTCCGGTTGATCGGTGCCGGGTTCGTATTGCTGACCCTGACGCTGATCTCGGGCGTGATGTTCTCCGAGGCGCTCTTCGGACGCGCGGTGCGCATCGATCACAAGACCGTGTTTGCGGTGGTGTCGTGGCTGATGTTCGGCGCGGTGCTGCTGGGCCGGCACTTCTACGGGTGGCGCGGTAAGGTCGCGCTGCGTTGGGTTCTGGCGTCGTTCGTGGCGCTTTTGCTGGCGTATGTCGGCTCTCGCTTCGTGCTTGAGGTGGTGCTGCATCGCATGACGGAGACTTGA
- the ffh gene encoding signal recognition particle protein, producing MLDNLTTRLAKVVKTLRGEARLTEANTQEMLREVRLALLEADVALPVVRDFIAKVKEKALGEEVISSLSPGQALVGVVQRELTALMGGDYEGRAAELNLATTPPAIILMAGLQGAGKTTTVGKLAKLLRAQKKKVLTVSTDVYRPAAIAQLQTVTQQVDADFFPSQPDQKPVDIARAAVDWARRHHHEVLLVDTAGRLGIDEVMMQEISALHAELKPIETLFVVDAMLGQDAVNTARAFNDALPLTGVVLTKLDGDSRGGAALSVRHITGKPIKFVGVGEKLDGLEVFHPDRMANRILGMGDILALVEEAQRGVDVQAAQKLADKVKKGGDFDLNDFKAQIGQMKKMGGLSSLMDKLPAQFQAAASQTNMDQAEKQVRRMEGIINSMTPAERAKPELIKASRKRRIAAGAGVQVQEVNRMLNQYDQMRTMMKKLKGGGMMKMMRSMKGMMPGMR from the coding sequence ATGCTCGACAATCTCACTACGCGCCTCGCCAAGGTCGTCAAGACGCTGCGCGGCGAAGCTCGCCTGACCGAGGCCAACACGCAGGAAATGCTGCGTGAGGTACGTCTCGCCCTGCTCGAGGCCGACGTCGCGCTGCCGGTGGTCCGGGATTTCATCGCCAAGGTGAAGGAAAAGGCACTGGGCGAAGAGGTCATTTCCAGCCTCTCGCCGGGCCAGGCGCTCGTGGGCGTGGTGCAGCGCGAACTGACCGCGCTCATGGGCGGCGACTACGAAGGCCGCGCCGCCGAACTCAACCTCGCGACCACGCCGCCCGCCATCATCCTCATGGCCGGTCTGCAGGGCGCAGGCAAGACAACCACCGTCGGTAAGCTCGCCAAGCTGCTGCGCGCCCAGAAGAAGAAAGTCCTTACGGTTTCCACCGACGTCTACCGCCCCGCCGCTATCGCTCAGTTGCAGACGGTGACGCAGCAGGTCGACGCGGACTTCTTCCCGTCGCAACCCGATCAGAAGCCGGTGGACATCGCGCGCGCAGCTGTCGACTGGGCTCGTCGCCATCACCATGAGGTGCTGCTCGTCGACACGGCCGGTCGTCTGGGTATCGACGAAGTGATGATGCAGGAAATCAGCGCCCTGCACGCCGAGCTGAAGCCGATTGAAACGCTGTTCGTGGTCGACGCCATGCTCGGTCAGGACGCCGTGAACACCGCCCGCGCCTTCAACGACGCGCTGCCGCTCACCGGCGTGGTGCTCACCAAGCTCGACGGCGATTCGCGCGGCGGTGCGGCGCTGTCGGTGCGTCACATTACCGGCAAGCCGATCAAGTTCGTCGGCGTGGGCGAAAAACTCGACGGCCTCGAAGTCTTCCACCCGGATCGCATGGCGAACCGGATTCTCGGCATGGGCGACATTCTCGCGCTGGTGGAGGAAGCCCAACGCGGCGTTGACGTCCAGGCCGCGCAAAAGCTCGCCGACAAGGTCAAGAAAGGCGGCGACTTCGATCTGAACGACTTCAAGGCGCAGATCGGCCAGATGAAGAAGATGGGCGGCCTGTCGTCGCTCATGGACAAGCTGCCCGCCCAATTCCAGGCGGCTGCCAGTCAGACCAATATGGATCAGGCCGAGAAGCAGGTGCGCCGCATGGAGGGCATCATCAACTCGATGACCCCGGCCGAGCGCGCCAAGCCGGAACTGATCAAGGCGAGCCGCAAGCGCCGGATCGCCGCCGGTGCCGGTGTTCAGGTGCAGGAGGTCAACCGCATGCTCAATCAGTACGACCAGATGCGCACTATGATGAAGAAGCTCAAAGGCGGTGGCATGATGAAGATGATGCGCAGCATGAAAGGCATGATGCCCGGCATGCGCTGA
- a CDS encoding proline--tRNA ligase yields the protein MKASRFFIGTLKEAPADAEIVSHKLMMRAGMIRRVAGGIYDYLPIGLRSIRKVEAIVREEMNRAGALELLMPAVQPAELWQESGRWVQYGPELLRLKDRHDRDFVVGPTHEEVVTDIARREIKSYRQLPVNFYQVQTKFRDEIRPRFGVMRGREFIMKDAYSFDKDRAGLQVSYQKMFDAYVRIFTRLGLEFRAVVADNGSIGGSGSHEFHVIADTGEDAIAYCPASDYAANVEMAEALAPQGERAAPAEPLTKTATPGKAKCEAVAEFLSIPLSRTVKSIVLATDSEDSGTTVWLLLLRGDHELNEIKASKVPGLSGMRFASEAEIVEWFGTPPGYLGPIGTKKPVKLVVDRSVAKMSDFVVGSNEAGFHTTGVNWGRDLPEPEVVADLRNVVPGDLSPDGKGELALCRGIEVGHVFQLGTKYSDAMGATFLDETGKPAPMEMGCYGIGITRILGAAIEQNFDDNGIIWPESIAPFEVVLCPMGYDRNDAVREATDKLYEDLLAAGVDVILDDRGERPGVMFADWELIGVPHRVVIGDRGLKEGKIEYRGRRDEQAQLLDAAVVAEVVAGKVRAAKAV from the coding sequence ATGAAAGCCTCTCGTTTCTTCATCGGCACCCTCAAGGAAGCGCCCGCCGACGCCGAAATCGTCAGCCACAAGCTGATGATGCGCGCCGGCATGATTCGCCGCGTTGCTGGCGGTATCTACGATTACCTGCCGATCGGCCTGCGCTCGATCCGCAAGGTCGAAGCCATCGTCCGTGAAGAAATGAACCGCGCAGGCGCGCTCGAACTGCTCATGCCGGCCGTACAGCCGGCCGAACTGTGGCAGGAATCGGGCCGCTGGGTGCAGTACGGCCCGGAACTGCTGCGCCTGAAGGATCGTCACGACCGCGATTTCGTCGTCGGTCCGACGCACGAAGAAGTCGTGACGGACATCGCCCGTCGCGAAATCAAGAGCTATCGCCAACTGCCGGTGAACTTCTATCAGGTGCAGACGAAGTTCCGCGACGAGATTCGTCCGCGTTTCGGCGTGATGCGTGGCCGCGAGTTCATCATGAAGGACGCCTACTCCTTCGATAAGGACCGTGCGGGCTTGCAAGTGTCCTATCAGAAGATGTTCGACGCTTATGTGCGCATCTTTACGCGTCTGGGCCTGGAGTTCCGGGCCGTGGTGGCCGACAACGGCTCCATCGGCGGCTCGGGTTCGCATGAATTCCACGTGATCGCCGACACCGGCGAAGACGCCATCGCCTACTGCCCGGCGTCCGACTATGCGGCCAACGTCGAAATGGCCGAGGCGCTCGCGCCTCAGGGCGAGCGCGCCGCGCCTGCCGAGCCGCTGACCAAGACCGCCACGCCGGGCAAGGCCAAGTGCGAAGCTGTCGCGGAATTCCTCTCGATTCCGCTCTCGCGCACGGTCAAGTCGATTGTGCTGGCCACCGATAGCGAAGACAGTGGTACCACCGTGTGGCTGCTTCTGCTGCGCGGCGACCACGAGCTCAACGAGATCAAGGCGAGCAAGGTGCCGGGCTTGTCGGGCATGCGCTTCGCCAGCGAAGCCGAGATCGTCGAGTGGTTCGGCACGCCGCCGGGCTATCTGGGTCCCATCGGCACGAAGAAGCCGGTCAAGCTCGTGGTGGATCGTTCGGTCGCGAAGATGAGCGACTTCGTGGTCGGCTCGAATGAGGCTGGTTTCCACACTACGGGTGTGAACTGGGGGCGCGATCTGCCCGAACCGGAAGTCGTGGCCGATCTGCGCAACGTCGTGCCGGGCGATCTCTCGCCGGACGGCAAGGGCGAGCTGGCGCTGTGCCGCGGCATTGAAGTCGGCCACGTGTTCCAACTGGGCACCAAGTACTCCGACGCCATGGGCGCCACCTTCCTCGACGAGACCGGCAAGCCGGCACCGATGGAAATGGGCTGCTACGGTATCGGCATCACGCGTATTCTCGGCGCGGCCATCGAACAGAATTTCGACGATAACGGCATCATCTGGCCGGAATCGATCGCCCCGTTCGAGGTAGTGCTGTGCCCGATGGGCTACGACCGCAACGATGCGGTGCGCGAAGCCACCGACAAGCTGTATGAAGACCTGCTGGCCGCTGGCGTCGACGTGATTCTCGACGACCGTGGCGAGCGTCCCGGTGTGATGTTCGCCGACTGGGAACTGATCGGCGTGCCGCACCGCGTGGTGATCGGCGATCGTGGTCTGAAGGAAGGCAAGATCGAGTATCGGGGCCGTCGCGACGAGCAAGCCCAGTTGCTCGACGCCGCTGTCGTGGCGGAAGTCGTCGCCGGCAAGGTGCGTGCTGCGAAAGCCGTCTGA
- a CDS encoding DUF1269 domain-containing protein — protein sequence MRRRMYFLLPDLASAQRTMSDLLLARIEERHIHFMARDEMDLEGLHEANLLQTSDIVHGAEAGLVIGGFCGLAVGAVAAFFPIVGTRPQWELMIVTAPLGALFGAWVSSMIGVSVPNSRLKAFREPLERGMILLMVDVRDSRVDEIREMLKEHHPEAHMEGIEAAIPAFP from the coding sequence ATGCGCAGACGGATGTATTTTCTTCTTCCCGATCTGGCCAGTGCTCAACGCACGATGAGCGATTTGCTGCTCGCCCGGATCGAGGAACGTCACATCCACTTCATGGCACGTGACGAAATGGACCTGGAGGGACTGCACGAGGCTAACCTGCTACAGACTTCCGATATCGTGCACGGCGCAGAGGCCGGGCTTGTGATCGGTGGCTTCTGTGGTTTGGCGGTCGGTGCAGTCGCGGCGTTTTTCCCCATCGTGGGCACACGTCCCCAATGGGAATTGATGATCGTGACCGCCCCCCTCGGCGCGCTCTTCGGCGCCTGGGTGTCGAGCATGATCGGTGTCTCGGTGCCGAACTCGCGGCTCAAGGCATTTCGCGAGCCACTCGAGCGCGGCATGATCCTGCTGATGGTGGACGTGCGCGACTCGCGGGTGGATGAGATTCGCGAGATGCTCAAGGAGCATCACCCCGAAGCGCATATGGAAGGGATAGAAGCCGCAATTCCGGCGTTTCCGTAA
- a CDS encoding RNA pyrophosphohydrolase, which translates to MLDREGFRPNVGIILLNARNEVFWGKRLGEHSWQFPQGGIKYGETPEQAMFRELHEETGLKPEHVKIIGRTRDWLRYEVPDKFIKREVRGHYRGQKQIWFLLRMVGRDCDICLRATDHPEFDAWRWNEYWVPLDAVIEFKREVYQLALNELSRYLRRSAARAQQDRRRFPRAGARIGDMPPGGTDAHGDGCSNDNCGAAGEAADTVVSSGMPPREH; encoded by the coding sequence ATGCTTGACCGTGAAGGCTTTCGCCCGAACGTCGGCATCATCCTCTTAAACGCACGCAATGAAGTGTTCTGGGGCAAGCGTCTGGGAGAGCACTCCTGGCAGTTCCCGCAAGGCGGCATCAAGTACGGCGAAACGCCTGAACAGGCCATGTTCCGAGAATTGCACGAGGAAACCGGGCTAAAGCCAGAACACGTCAAAATCATCGGTCGCACGCGCGACTGGCTGCGTTATGAGGTGCCGGACAAATTCATCAAGCGCGAGGTGCGCGGACATTACCGGGGCCAGAAACAGATCTGGTTCCTGCTGCGCATGGTCGGTCGCGATTGCGACATATGCCTGCGCGCCACCGATCATCCCGAGTTCGACGCCTGGCGCTGGAACGAGTACTGGGTGCCGCTCGACGCCGTGATCGAGTTCAAGCGCGAGGTCTATCAACTCGCCCTGAACGAGCTATCGCGCTATCTGCGTCGCTCGGCAGCGCGCGCTCAGCAAGATCGGCGGCGGTTTCCGCGCGCTGGCGCCCGAATCGGCGACATGCCTCCGGGCGGCACCGACGCGCACGGCGACGGGTGCAGCAATGACAATTGCGGCGCCGCGGGCGAAGCCGCGGACACCGTCGTCAGTTCGGGCATGCCGCCCCGGGAGCACTGA
- a CDS encoding CNP1-like family protein, whose amino-acid sequence MRPFFARRAPRLAALAPLAALALIAACSSTSQPVQDFDEYLAQQEAAKGKWKEAEYTLPTTAPQDADLVSFPTLPNATLDYAIDTKSVQVTDDGVVRYIAVIRSKQGARNVSYEGIHCSSFESRLYATGRPDGTWVAARNSEWRPIRPYGATAYQGILYRDYLCQDKTPLGNAKAIVQGLRFPTTNPAYR is encoded by the coding sequence ATGCGTCCTTTCTTTGCCCGCCGCGCCCCGCGCCTGGCCGCCCTGGCTCCTCTGGCTGCTCTGGCGCTGATTGCCGCCTGCAGCAGCACGTCGCAACCCGTCCAGGACTTCGACGAATACCTCGCCCAGCAGGAAGCCGCCAAGGGCAAATGGAAGGAAGCGGAATACACCCTGCCGACCACGGCACCGCAAGACGCCGATCTGGTGAGCTTCCCCACCTTGCCGAACGCCACGCTCGACTACGCCATCGATACGAAGTCGGTGCAGGTGACGGACGACGGCGTGGTCCGCTATATCGCCGTGATCCGCAGCAAGCAAGGCGCGCGTAACGTATCGTACGAAGGCATTCATTGCTCGTCGTTCGAGTCGCGCCTGTACGCCACCGGCCGTCCCGACGGCACCTGGGTCGCCGCACGCAACAGCGAATGGCGCCCGATCCGGCCGTATGGCGCAACGGCCTATCAGGGCATTCTGTACCGCGACTATCTCTGCCAGGACAAAACACCGCTCGGCAACGCCAAGGCCATCGTCCAGGGGCTGCGTTTCCCGACGACCAATCCGGCCTATCGTTGA
- a CDS encoding hypoxanthine-guanine phosphoribosyltransferase, producing MNREEALEVFRNSEEIVSADKVNQSVDTMAQSIKDAIGDEFPMVLSVMGGAAVFTGMLLPRLDFPLEFDYIHLSRYNNTTTGGAMQWRVAPRDSVRDRVVLVLDDILDEGATMAAIRDRILEMGASKFYSAVLCEKILTKEKPSHPDFCGFTVPDRYVFGCGMDAKGYWRNLPTIRALTTPR from the coding sequence ATGAACCGCGAAGAAGCCCTCGAAGTATTCCGTAATTCCGAAGAAATCGTCTCGGCCGACAAGGTAAATCAGTCCGTCGACACGATGGCCCAGTCCATCAAGGACGCCATTGGGGACGAATTCCCGATGGTGTTGTCGGTCATGGGCGGCGCCGCCGTCTTCACCGGCATGCTGCTGCCGCGTCTGGATTTTCCGCTCGAGTTCGACTACATCCACCTCTCGCGCTACAACAACACCACGACCGGCGGCGCAATGCAGTGGCGCGTGGCACCGCGCGACTCGGTGCGCGACCGCGTGGTGCTCGTGCTCGACGACATTCTCGACGAAGGCGCCACGATGGCCGCGATTCGTGACCGGATTCTGGAGATGGGCGCCTCGAAGTTCTACAGCGCCGTGCTGTGCGAGAAGATCCTGACGAAGGAAAAGCCGTCGCACCCGGACTTCTGCGGCTTCACCGTGCCGGACCGCTACGTCTTCGGCTGCGGCATGGACGCAAAGGGTTACTGGCGCAACCTGCCGACGATCCGCGCGCTGACGACGCCGCGCTGA
- the cgtA gene encoding Obg family GTPase CgtA — MKFIDAARIEVIAGNGGNGSASMRREKFVPFGGPDGGDGGRGGSVYAVADRNINTLIDYRYSKKHLAKNGESGRGADCYGKGGEDIFLRMPVGTIITDMETGETIADLTEHGQEVVLAQGGAGGLGNLHFKSSTNRAPRQKTDGKPGERRMLQLELKVLADVGLLGMPNAGKSTFIASVSNARPKIADYPFTTLHPNLGVVRTAPGKSFVIADIPGLIEGAAEGAGLGHQFLRHLQRTGLLLHIVDIAPFDEGVDPVADAQAIVLELQKYDEELFQKPRWLVLNKVDMVPEAERAERVADFQKRFGWSGPTFEISALTGEGCEKLCLAVQEYLYQQRGAVEEALEDAALDPRFRAGSAAPAEPAPQAAPQTPPDDAPKA; from the coding sequence ATGAAATTCATTGACGCAGCGCGTATCGAGGTGATCGCCGGGAATGGCGGCAATGGCTCGGCATCGATGCGCCGTGAGAAGTTCGTGCCGTTCGGTGGACCTGACGGCGGCGACGGCGGTCGCGGCGGCAGCGTATATGCCGTGGCGGACCGAAATATCAACACCCTGATCGATTATCGTTATTCGAAGAAGCATTTGGCGAAGAATGGCGAATCGGGTCGCGGCGCGGATTGCTACGGCAAGGGCGGCGAGGACATTTTCCTGCGCATGCCGGTCGGCACCATTATTACCGACATGGAAACCGGCGAGACGATCGCCGATCTGACCGAGCACGGTCAGGAAGTCGTGCTCGCGCAGGGCGGCGCCGGCGGTCTGGGCAACCTCCATTTCAAGTCGAGCACGAACCGTGCGCCGCGTCAGAAGACGGATGGCAAGCCCGGTGAGCGCCGTATGCTCCAGCTCGAGCTGAAAGTGCTCGCGGACGTTGGTCTGCTCGGCATGCCCAATGCGGGCAAGTCGACGTTCATCGCCTCGGTATCGAATGCACGTCCGAAGATCGCGGATTATCCGTTCACGACGCTGCACCCGAATCTGGGCGTCGTGCGCACTGCCCCGGGCAAGAGCTTCGTGATTGCCGATATTCCGGGCCTGATCGAAGGCGCTGCGGAAGGCGCGGGGCTGGGTCACCAGTTCCTGCGTCACTTGCAGCGTACCGGCTTGTTGCTCCATATCGTGGACATCGCGCCGTTTGACGAAGGCGTCGATCCGGTGGCCGATGCGCAGGCTATCGTTCTCGAACTCCAGAAGTACGACGAGGAGCTGTTCCAGAAACCTCGCTGGCTGGTGCTCAACAAGGTCGACATGGTGCCGGAAGCGGAGCGCGCCGAGCGCGTGGCCGACTTCCAGAAGCGCTTCGGCTGGAGTGGCCCCACGTTCGAGATCTCCGCATTGACCGGCGAAGGCTGCGAGAAGCTGTGCCTCGCGGTCCAGGAGTATCTCTATCAGCAGCGCGGTGCCGTCGAAGAAGCGCTTGAAGATGCCGCATTGGACCCGCGTTTCCGCGCGGGCAGTGCTGCCCCGGCCGAACCGGCGCCGCAAGCCGCACCACAAACGCCCCCGGACGACGCGCCAAAGGCGTAA
- a CDS encoding PP0621 family protein, which yields MRNILLLLVLLVAGTWWMRHNERKRNIERNERNERMRQPPAGDPRKTVHEALPPAERMVQCTECDTYLPESEAIGGAGGKHFCSAAHRDAYLTREHRA from the coding sequence ATGCGCAATATTTTGTTGTTACTGGTGTTGTTGGTGGCTGGCACATGGTGGATGCGGCACAACGAGCGCAAGCGCAATATCGAGCGCAACGAACGCAACGAGCGCATGCGTCAGCCCCCGGCGGGCGATCCGCGCAAGACGGTGCACGAAGCCCTGCCGCCCGCCGAGCGCATGGTGCAATGCACCGAGTGCGATACCTATCTTCCCGAGAGTGAAGCCATCGGCGGTGCAGGCGGCAAACACTTTTGCAGCGCCGCGCACCGTGACGCCTATCTGACGCGCGAACACCGCGCCTGA